A genomic segment from Aegilops tauschii subsp. strangulata cultivar AL8/78 chromosome 1, Aet v6.0, whole genome shotgun sequence encodes:
- the LOC109776598 gene encoding uncharacterized protein: MSPRRLRPWSSRPRFAAIRDAVRRTRRRRRHRLLKPLTPPAAGSGSKATETNGATCGQRECAPNMGQELGLEVLPEDIIHRIHSIMPVQDAARAACVSRRFVHSWRSYSSLILSDRTLGLDDTDFEERKTHLIDKVDKILKNHYGNGVKVKTLKLELGLCSDIKASYLDRWLRIIKSGIQEFSLVLPLVMNKIYNFPCSVLSDEAAASSIQSLSLFGCAFHPTSILGRLRRLKSLHLCHVHITEDGLGHLLSKSSALERLVIDACSGKICLKIPCTMQQLKFLAVKLCKMVRVVEIDAPQLGSFHYGGTPVIYVRNSSQLKNVDISPVCLSGILSYARFSLPSIAQNVESLTLRGRSENANTPMLPSKLPRLKNLEIALLKPHLSPNYDAFSLVSFLDASPALESFILRVEQDAMMHDPVVGDDTEYRRQNLECRNNSLRKVMITGFCSAKSLVELTVHILERTHSLERFTLDITYGYDRRTCNIAKFPTARMIGQCWSLSKRALEEAHRAVETADRYIKGRVPSSVQFEVLGPCPRCHIGK; this comes from the exons ATGTCGCCCCGTCGTCTGCGCCCATGGTCTTCTCGACCCCGATTCGCCGCTATCCGCGACGCAGTGCGGCGGACAcggcgtcggcgtcggcatcggctgCTGAAACCTCTTACACCTCCTGCTGCAG GTAGTGGGTCAAAGGCCACTGAAACAAATGGTGCAACCTGCGGACAACGTGAATGTGCCCCAAATATGGGACAAGAACTTGGTTTGGAGGTACTCCCTGAG GACATCATACACCGTATACATTCTATCATGCCAGTACAAGATGCTGCTCGTGCTGCCTGTGTGTCACGTAGATTTGTGCATTCCTGGAGAAGCTATTCAAGCCTCATACTCAGTGACCGTACACTTGGTTTGGATGACACAGATTTTGAGGAAAGGAAAACCCATCTCATTGATAAAGTTGACAAAATTCTTAAAAACCATTATGGCAATGGGGTGAAGGTGAAGACACTTAAACTTGAGCTTGGACTTTGCAGCGATATCAAAGCCTCCTACCTCGACAGGTGGCTCCGAATCATTAAATCTGGGATCCAAGAATTCAGCTTGGTGTTGCCTTTAGTTATGAATAAAATCTACAACTTTCCGTGTTCGGTTTTATCTGATGAGGCAGCTGCAAGTTCAATTCAGTCTCTTAGCCTCTTTGGTTGCGCTTTTCACCCCACATCAATACTTGGGCGCTTGAGAAGACTGAAAAGTTTACATCTGTGCCATGTCCACATTACTGAGGATGGATTAGGGCACTTGCTCTCGAAATCTTCTGCCCTGGAGCGGCTAGTGATTGATGCATGTAGTGGGAAAATTTGCTTGAAAATACCTTGTACGATGCAGCAGCTCAAGTTCCTCGCTGTTAAACTATGCAAGATGGTGCGGGTGGTAGAGATAGATGCTCCACAACTCGGCTCTTTTCACTATGGCGGGACACCGGTCATCTATGTCCGAAATTCTTCGCAACTTAAGAATGTAGATATTTCGCCTGTCTGCCTGTCTGGTATTCTCTCTTATGCTCGCTTTAGCCTTCCGTCCATTGCTCAAAATGTTGAGAGCCTCACCCTGCGCGGTCGTAGTGAG AATGCCAACACTCCAATGCTGCCGTCCAAGCTCCCTCGCCTCAAGAACTTGGAAATTGCACTCCTTAAACCGCACTTATCCCCAAACTATGATGCCTTCTCTCTGGTTTCTTTTCTTGATGCTTCTCCTGCCTTGGAATCTTTCATCCTACGC GTAGAGCAGGATGCCATGATGCATGACCCTGTTGTTGGAGACGACACTGAATACCGGAGGCAAAATCTCGAGTGCCGGAATAACAGTCTCAGGAAGGTGATGATCACGGGCTTCTGTTCTGCCAAGAGCCTAGTTGAGCTCACAGTTCACATCCTCGAGCGAACACATTCACTCGAGCGCTTCACGCTCGACATAACCTATGGCTACGATAGGAGAACTTGTAACATCGCCAAATTCCCAACTGCGAGAATGATTGGCCAATGCTGGTCGTTGAGCAAGAGAGCTCTCGAGGAAGCTCATAGAGCTGTGGAGACAGCGGATAGATACATCAAGGGAAGAGTTCCCTCGTCCGTTCAATTCGAGGTTCTGGGGCCTTGTCCTCGATGCCATATTGGAAAGTAG